CAATATTGGAAAACATGTTTAAAATGTATTCATTTAAAAATGAATACATTGCCATGACAAACCTAAATGAATTCAGAATAGAAACATTTCTTTTTAACTTGTTGAGAATGCACTGTTTTAGTACCCAACAATGGCACCTGATGTGTTCTTTGATCTTTGAATCTTATATTCCTGTATTCATTTAAATGTCCCACATACCCAATTTACAGATGGCTAATAATCATCCCTTCTTTTAGCTGGTACTTCCTGGACTCCAGGCcagggaagaagaggaaggagagagggaagatccAGGTCAGCATTCAGTTCATGAGGAACAACATGACGGCCAGCATGTTTGACCTCTCCATAAAGGACAAGCCCCGCTCGCCCTTCACCAAACTCAAGGACAAGATGAAGGGGCGCAAGCACGACGGTGGTCTCTCCGACACCACCTCAGCCATCCTGCCCCGCTCCGCCATGTGTGACTCGGAGACCCTTCGCCAACCCAGTGCTTCTGACCATCAGCCAGAGCCCAAGATCAAGAGACACCTACTGGCCGGCTCCCATACGCTCTCTGCAGCCCGCTCCATGTCTGACCTCATTGGCACTCACTTCCGCCCCAAGCTGGACTCTAGAAACTCCATGGAACAGCTGGGTAAGGACAGCAGCTTCCTCTAGTATTAGGCCTATTTTAGTATTTACTTGTATTAGCCTACCTGTTCCATCTTTCTTTGTTAGTGATTAGTATTGCTTCCATGAATGTTTCAGGTAAATTGTTTGTGtttcacagagaaagagagtggtgCCGCCCCTCACAGGCGCTCCCAGGGCGAGGTGCCAGGCTACCAGGACAGCGAGGGGCAAGGTGATCCTTTTACTCATATCAGCGACGGCTTGCCGCAGAAGTACGCCACCCTCCCACGCAACCGCAACCCGTTCGAGGGGGAGCAGGGCCAGCTGTGGGACCGAGGCGAGaaaaaggagaagaaggagaaggtcAGCCTGCTGGAACGTGTGACCGGGAAGAAGGAGGGACGCAAGACAAACAACGGGGGGCGTTCGGGCAGCTCTGGAGACCTGCGCTCCAGCAACCCATTCAGCAGCGACTCTCAGGGAAAcacccaaccaaccaacccctTCCTCTCACACAAAAATACAAGGTAAAGCTTTTCACGTCCACACCACCATGTATGGTATCCAAGcaagggtcatgttcattaataAGCACTAAacggaagaaaacaaactgaaacgGGTAGGGGCTTCCTCCAAT
Above is a genomic segment from Oncorhynchus masou masou isolate Uvic2021 chromosome 23, UVic_Omas_1.1, whole genome shotgun sequence containing:
- the LOC135510843 gene encoding rab11 family-interacting protein 2-like isoform X1, which translates into the protein MSLAKQAQTWFPTHVQATVLQATDLQAKGKHGNNDAYAIIQLGKEKYSTSVAEKTLNPVWREEAAFELPGLLLEGNPEIYELCLIVMHRSLVGMDKFLGQSTINLNDIFDNKERRKTDWYFLDSRPGKKRKERGKIQVSIQFMRNNMTASMFDLSIKDKPRSPFTKLKDKMKGRKHDGGLSDTTSAILPRSAMCDSETLRQPSASDHQPEPKIKRHLLAGSHTLSAARSMSDLIGTHFRPKLDSRNSMEQLEKESGAAPHRRSQGEVPGYQDSEGQGDPFTHISDGLPQKYATLPRNRNPFEGEQGQLWDRGEKKEKKEKVSLLERVTGKKEGRKTNNGGRSGSSGDLRSSNPFSSDSQGNTQPTNPFLSHKNTSDKNPTTNGDIRKARENHGKKNETMQTSAASYSNLSFDEVVHELIKQKGVVKKKDAHIRELEDYIDNLLVRVMEETPSILRTPYEPKRKAGKISKKN
- the LOC135510843 gene encoding rab11 family-interacting protein 2-like isoform X2, which translates into the protein MSLAKQAQTWFPTHVQATVLQATDLQAKGKHGNNDAYAIIQLGKEKYSTSVAEKTLNPVWREEAAFELPGLLLEGNPEIYELCLIVMHRSLVGMDKFLGQSTINLNDIFDNKERRKTDWYFLDSRPGKKRKERGKIQVSIQFMRNNMTASMFDLSIKDKPRSPFTKLKDKMKGRKHDGGLSDTTSAILPRSAMCDSETLRQPSASDHQPEPKIKRHLLAGSHTLSAARSMSDLIGTHFRPKLDSRNSMEQLEKESGAAPHRRSQGEVPGYQDSEGQGDPFTHISDGLPQKYATLPRNRNPFEGEQGQLWDRGEKKEKKEKVSLLERVTGKKEGRKTNNGGRSGSSGDLRSSNPFSSDSQGNTQPTNPFLSHKNTSDKNPTTNGDIRKARENHGKKNQDIDPTHFQAV